The DNA segment TCCGCGCTACGGGGTCTGGGACGCGAAGAAGAGCCAGCTCGGTGCGTACAAGGCGCCGTGGATCACCCAGGTCACCAAGGAGCAGGCCGCGCCGGCCGCCGGGACCGGAGCCTAGACCGACCGGCAATCGGGCGGGGCGCTTTCGGCGGCGGGGTATTTTCGACGGGTGACCGCTGAAAACACCCCTCACGCCGCCGCCCCCGCGCCCGCCGCCGTTCCCGAGGCCCTCGACGCCCCCGGCCGGGTCGTGCTGCTCACCACCAGCCACCGGGTCGCGCCGGGGCTGCTGTCCTGGCCGGCCTGGCAGCTGCTGCACACGGCGGACCGGGTGCTCTCCGCGGACGGTGACCACCCGCAGCTGCCCTATCTGCGCGAGGCGGGCGTGACGGTCGAGCACGCGGAGCCCGACGCGCACCAGCTGATCGAGGCGTGCACGGGCGGCCGCACGGTCGTCGTCCTCCCCTCGGGCGAGGGCGACCGCCGGCTGACCGACGGACTGGCACGGCTCGCGGGCAGCGGCCGGGTGCGGATGCCGGACCTGGAGCTGCTGCCCGGTTCGTACGATCTGCCGGGCGCCCGCCTGCTCGACCTGGTGCAGGTGATGGACCGGGTGCGGCGCGCATGCCCGTGGACCTCCCAGCAGACCCACCAGGGGCTCGCCAAGTACCTGATCGAGGAGGCGTACGAACTCGTCGAGGCGATCGAGGACGGCGACCGCGACGAACTGCGCGAGGAGCTGGGGGACGTACTGCTCCAGGTCGTCTTCCACGCGCGGATCGCGCAGGAGGGCACCGGGGAGGAAGGGGACGAGCCGTTCTCCATCGACGACGTCGCGGGCGGCCTGGTCGAGAAGCTGATCCACCGCCACCCGCACGTGTTCGGGGACGAGACGGCGGAGACCGCCGAGGACGTCCACGCCCACTGGAACCGCACCAAGGCGATCGAGAAGCAGCGCGCGTCGGTGACGGACGGCGTCCCGGTCGGCCAGCCGGCCCTCGCGCTCGCCGCGAAGCTGGCCTCCCGGGTGCGGGGCTCGGAACTCGACGTACCGCTCCCGGCGGGGGAGGGCGTCGGCTACCGGCTGCTCGCCCTGGCCGCGAGCGCGGAGGAGGCCGGCACCGACCCGGAGTCCGCGCTGCGCGCCGCGGCGCGGGCCTACCGGGACGCGATCCGGGCCGCGGAGAGCGCGACAGCCGGTGCGGCTACCGTCGAGGAGTGACCGACAACAGCACCGCAGGCCCGGCCCCCGCCCTTTTCACCTGGGAGTTCGCGACCGACCCGTACCCCGCGTACGCCTGGCTCCGCGAGAACGCGCCCGTCCACAGGACCGCGCTCCCCAGCGGGGTGGAGGCCTGGCTGGTGACGCGGTACGCGGATGCGCGGACGGCGCTCGCGGAGCCCCGGCTGTCGAAGAACCCCGCGCACCACGCGGAGTCCCCGCACGCCAAGGGCAAGACCGGCATTCCGGGTGAGCGCAAGGCGGAGCTGATGACGCATCTGCTGAACATCGACCCGCCGGACCACACCCGGCTGCGGCGTCTGGTCTCCAAGGCGTTCACCCCGCGCACCGTCGCGCTCTTCGCACCGCGCGTGCAGGAGCTGACGGACCAGCTGATCGACGCCTTCGTGGC comes from the Streptomyces sp. NBC_01471 genome and includes:
- a CDS encoding nucleoside triphosphate pyrophosphohydrolase yields the protein MTAENTPHAAAPAPAAVPEALDAPGRVVLLTTSHRVAPGLLSWPAWQLLHTADRVLSADGDHPQLPYLREAGVTVEHAEPDAHQLIEACTGGRTVVVLPSGEGDRRLTDGLARLAGSGRVRMPDLELLPGSYDLPGARLLDLVQVMDRVRRACPWTSQQTHQGLAKYLIEEAYELVEAIEDGDRDELREELGDVLLQVVFHARIAQEGTGEEGDEPFSIDDVAGGLVEKLIHRHPHVFGDETAETAEDVHAHWNRTKAIEKQRASVTDGVPVGQPALALAAKLASRVRGSELDVPLPAGEGVGYRLLALAASAEEAGTDPESALRAAARAYRDAIRAAESATAGAATVEE